A section of the Phoenix dactylifera cultivar Barhee BC4 unplaced genomic scaffold, palm_55x_up_171113_PBpolish2nd_filt_p 001472F, whole genome shotgun sequence genome encodes:
- the LOC120108662 gene encoding uncharacterized protein LOC120108662, giving the protein MRPLSYILEPFPVDCHFFIMGAFLLTVTGQVTMDMESTFHQHPASNESATWHSGRYWQPKGIPTPHPCGNFSYPPPPHDKKRTGPRPCPVCYVPAEQAMDSMPTSLSVSPVLRDLNYVIEETSVKTELEGGSTFGGHPTLQQRNESFDIKESMTVHCGFVKGMKPGRGTLFDINDADLLEMEQCHGIVVASAIFGNYDIMQHPKNINEATKRSACFYMFVDEETAAYINNSTELDRTKRVGLWRVVVVRNLPYDDPRRNGKVPKLLLHRLFPNIQYSIWIDGKLELVVDPHLILERLLWRENATFAISRHYKRFDVFEEGKANKAAKKYDSASIDAQLEFYRREGLTHYSPDKLPITSDVPEGCVIVREHIPITNLFTCLWFNEVDRFTSRDQLSFSTVRDKIMAKVDLKLNMFDDCQRRNFVNQVYHKDVMRQKSSPPPRLSSNIESRSSNSQSDRTTRFQPGKPVRNGRYKKPRSRCRHSGRKTF; this is encoded by the exons ATGAGACCACTATCATATATCTTAGAGCCATTTCCAGTAGATTGTCACTTCTTCATCATGGGGGCTTTCCTGCTCACTGTGACAGGTCAAGTTACGATGGATATGGAATCTACATTTCATCAACACCCAGCAAGTAATGAATCTGCGACTTGGCATTCTGGGAGATATTGGCAGCCAAAGGGCATTCCTACACCACATCCTTGTGGAAATTTCTCATATCCTCCTCCACCACATGATAAGAAGCGTACTGGCCCGCGAC CTTGTCCTGTTTGCTATGTCCCTGCGGAACAAGCAATGGATTCTATGCCAACTTCATTATCAGTATCGCCTGTCCTTAGGGATCTAAATTATGTCATTGAGGAAACCTCAGTCAAAACTGAATTGGAAGGAGGCTCAACATTTGGTGGACATCCGACTCTGCAGCAGAGAAATGAGTCCTTTGATATAAAAGAGTCAATGACTGTGCATTGTGG ATTTGTTAAGGGGATGAAACCTGGACGTGGTACTCTGTTTGACATTAATGATGCTGATCTTCTTGAGATGGAGCAATGCCATGGAATAGTTGTTGCTTCGGCTATATTTG GAAATTATGATATAATGCAACATCCCAAAAATATAAATGAAGCTACAAAGAGAAGTGCATGCTTTTACATGTTTGTGGATGAAGAGACTGCAGCCTACATAAACAACTCAACAGAACTGGACAGGACAAAAAGAGTCGGGCTGTGGAGAGTGGTTGTTGTCCGAAACCTTCCTTATGATGATCCAAGGCGCAATGGAAAG GTTCCCAAGCTTCTACTTCACAGACTTTTTCCTAATATACAATATTCAATATGGATTGATGGAAAGCTTGAGCTCGTTGTGGACCCCCATCTTATACTAGAGCG ACTCTTGTGGCGTGAGAATGCCACTTTTGCAATCTCTAGGCATTATAAACGGTTTGATGTTTTTGAGGAAGGAAAGGCTAATAAAGCTGCTAAAAAATATGACAGTGCCTCCATTGATGCACAGCTCGAGTTTTATAGAAGAGAGGGCTTGACTCACTATTCTCCAGACAAGCTTCCTATAACAAGTG ATGTCCCTGAAGGCTGTGTGATAGTCAGAGAACATATCCCCATAACCAACCTCTTCACATGTCTATGGTTCAACGAAGTTGACCGTTTTACCTCAAGGGATCAACTTAGTTTCAGCACGGTGAGGGACAAAATAATGGCTAAAGTAGATTTGAAGCTCAACATGTTTGATGACTGTCAAAGACGTAACTTTGTTAATCAG GTATATCATAAAGATGTGATGCGACAAAAAAGCAGCCCTCCTCCACGACTATCATCTAATATTGAATCACGTAGTAGTAATTCACAATCAGACAGGACCACAAGATTTCAACCAGGGAAGCCAGTCAGGAATGGGAGGTATAAGAAACCACGTTCGAGATGCCGACACTCAGGAAGAAAGACGTTTTAG
- the LOC120108661 gene encoding mannan endo-1,4-beta-mannosidase 2-like, with amino-acid sequence MKAENGALYPVLGLASIIAFICISLRGLEFHSVEPKMSFVKRNGANFMVDERAFYVNGWNSYWLMDQAVEEFSRPRVRKMFQTAAKMGLTVCRAWAFNDGAHNALQVSLGRFDERVFKALDYVIVEARKHGIRLLLSLVNNLEHYGGKTQYVRWAWEEGIGLSFSNDSFFFDPTIRRYFKVYLKTILARKNHLTGIEYRDDPTIFAWELMNEPQCISDASGDTLQDWIEEMAEYVKSIDKKHLLTIGLEGFYGPTSPPEKLSMNPGEWYNTIGSDFIRNSKISAIDFASVHIYPDQWLLEAELDEKLEYISKWMTSHIEDGDRELKKPVLFTEFGLSNKNKNFDHSHREAFYKSIFDTIYESARKNGAGAGAFIWQILVPGMEEYNDDFGIIPGERPSIDRLIKEQSCRLMALQHQHDLSRRSSKGIC; translated from the exons ATGAAAGCAGAGAATGGGGCATTGTATCCTGTTCTTGGCCTTGCTTCCATTATAGCCTTCATATGCATATCACTTCGGGGTCTGGAATTCCATTCTGTGGAACCCAAAATGAGCTTTGTGAAAAGAAATGGGGCTAACTTCATGGTAGATGAGAGAGCATTTTATGTGAATGGGTGGAATTCTTACTGGTTGATGGATCAGGCTGTGGAGGAATTCAGCAGGCCTAGGGTCAGGAAAATGTTTCAAACTGCTGCAAAGATGGGTCTAACTGTCTGTAGAGCTTGGGCCTTTAATGATGGTGCCCACAATGCACTGCAGGTTTCTCTCGGTCGTTTTGATGAAAGGGTCTTTAAG GCACTGGATTATGTCATTGTGGAAGCCCGTAAACATGGAATCAGGCTGCTTCTCAGCTTGGTCAATAATTTAGAACACTATGGCGGGAAGACGCAGTATGTTAGATGGGCATGGGAGGAAGGCATTGGATTGAGCTTTTCGAATGATTCCTTCTTCTTTGATCCAACCATTCGCCGCTATTTTAAGGTTTACCTGAAG ACTATTTTGGCAAGGAAGAACCACTTGACTGGAATCGAATACAGAGATGATCCCACCATCTTTGCATGGGAGTTGATGAATGAACCGCAGTGTATTTCTGATGCATCTGGTGACACTCTCCAG GATTGGATTGAAGAAATGGCAGAATATGTGAAGTCAATTGACAAGAAGCACCTGCTGACAATTGGACTCGAGGGATTCTATGGCCCCACAAGCCCTCCAGAGAAGCTGAGTATGAATCCTGGAGAATGGTACAACACTATAGGATCGGATTTCATCCGTAACTCTAAGATCTCAGCCATCGACTTTGCCTCCGTGCATATTTATCCTGACCAATG GTTGTTGGAAGCAGAACTTGATGAAAAATTGGAATACATTTCCAAATGGATGACCTCTCACATTGAAGATGGGGATAGAGAGCTAAAAAAGCCTGTCTTGTTCACCGAATTCGGGCTCTCaaacaagaacaagaacttTGATCATTCGCACCGAGAAGCATTCTATAAGTCTATATTTGACACCATATATGAGTCTGCAAGGAAGAATGGGGCTGGGGCTGGTGCCTTCATCTGGCAGATCTTGGTCCCCGGAATGGAAGAATACAATGATGATTTTGGAATCATCCCTGGGGAGAGGCCATCAATTGATAGGCTGATAAAGGAGCAGTCATGTCGGCTAATGGCTTTGCAACACCAGCATGACTTGTCGAGAAGAAGTTCCAAAGGAATCTGCTAA